One genomic segment of Candidatus Kryptonium sp. includes these proteins:
- a CDS encoding efflux RND transporter periplasmic adaptor subunit, with protein MKKKLIRVLIIVLVLIVAGLAVAFYLNNRKSGNLQLKTAKADVGTIEVYVTTTGTLNPVTLVQVGTQVSGTIAKIYVDFNDVVKKGQIIAQLDSTFLAAQVKDAEAQVERARAQVNQAQRDLSRIKELFAKNLVSQADYDQALTNYETALAQLKSAEAQLERARVNLKYSTIYSPIDGIVISRNVDVGQTVAASLQAPTLFTIANDLRKMRVEANVDEADIGKVKPGQTVLFTVDAYPEETFVGRVAQVRLQPINVQNVINYAVIIDVDNNDLKLRPGMTANVRILIDKRENVLRIPNQALRFKPDPEDKRFAKAMEEMQRRREEFMKRRQQEGGGPGFFGQAQQGQGGPRFGGGFPGGNRATIWVLDENKNPKPVFVRTGITDGNYTEIVGGNLKEGDEIITGYAFPTTTVNNPQTPQPFQFRGRTPF; from the coding sequence ATGAAGAAGAAACTCATTCGTGTTTTAATAATAGTTTTGGTCTTAATTGTGGCTGGGCTTGCTGTTGCATTTTATCTTAACAACAGAAAGTCAGGAAACCTTCAACTTAAAACAGCAAAAGCAGATGTTGGCACAATTGAAGTATATGTGACCACAACCGGGACATTAAATCCTGTTACTCTCGTTCAAGTCGGGACGCAGGTATCAGGGACAATTGCAAAGATATATGTTGATTTCAACGATGTCGTGAAAAAAGGACAAATAATTGCACAACTTGATTCAACTTTTCTTGCAGCGCAAGTCAAAGATGCTGAAGCTCAGGTTGAAAGAGCAAGGGCACAAGTAAATCAAGCACAGCGTGATTTAAGCAGGATAAAAGAGCTTTTTGCGAAAAACCTTGTCTCACAAGCAGATTATGATCAAGCGTTAACAAATTATGAAACGGCACTTGCACAACTAAAATCTGCAGAAGCCCAACTTGAAAGAGCAAGAGTAAATTTAAAGTATTCAACAATTTATTCACCTATAGATGGAATCGTAATATCAAGAAATGTTGATGTTGGACAAACTGTCGCTGCAAGTTTGCAAGCTCCAACCCTTTTCACGATTGCAAATGACTTAAGAAAAATGAGAGTTGAAGCAAATGTTGATGAAGCTGATATCGGAAAAGTCAAACCTGGGCAAACTGTCCTTTTCACTGTTGATGCTTATCCAGAGGAAACTTTCGTCGGAAGAGTTGCACAAGTTCGGTTGCAACCTATTAATGTTCAAAATGTGATAAACTACGCCGTGATTATAGATGTTGATAATAACGATTTAAAACTGCGACCGGGAATGACTGCAAATGTTAGGATTTTGATAGATAAGCGCGAAAATGTTTTGAGAATTCCAAATCAAGCTTTAAGATTTAAACCAGATCCCGAGGATAAACGCTTTGCAAAAGCGATGGAAGAAATGCAAAGAAGAAGAGAAGAGTTTATGAAAAGGAGACAACAAGAAGGTGGTGGACCTGGCTTTTTCGGACAAGCACAACAGGGACAAGGTGGACCACGCTTCGGTGGTGGCTTCCCCGGCGGAAACAGAGCAACTATATGGGTTCTTGATGAAAATAAAAATCCAAAACCAGTATTCGTAAGAACTGGCATAACAGATGGAAATTATACTGAAATAGTTGGTGGAAATTTAAAAGAAGGCGACGAAATAATAACAGGTTATGCATTTCCAACCACTACTGTAAACAATCCTCAAACACCCCAACCTTTCCAGTTTAGAGGAAGGACACCATTTTAA
- a CDS encoding zf-HC2 domain-containing protein — MRHGKIKKLVSEYIDGELKNNIEMIEEHIKICQECSQLVKLHDLVRESLKEEIIEVSPYLFTRVQAKLKERSTQQTLWDYVIGFSKELAIALIIVFLILIGFEIMSVRTSPKIDEAILNETPSVQKVISSGENLSKDDVLELTLSNGGKK, encoded by the coding sequence ATGAGGCACGGTAAAATTAAAAAGCTCGTTTCCGAATATATTGATGGCGAGTTAAAAAACAACATTGAAATGATTGAAGAACACATAAAGATATGTCAAGAGTGCTCTCAACTTGTTAAGCTTCATGATCTCGTTCGCGAATCCCTAAAAGAAGAAATTATTGAAGTTTCCCCGTATTTATTCACAAGAGTACAGGCAAAACTCAAGGAAAGAAGCACACAACAAACATTGTGGGATTATGTAATTGGATTTTCAAAAGAACTGGCGATCGCCTTGATAATAGTTTTTCTAATTTTAATTGGATTTGAGATCATGTCTGTAAGGACTTCTCCTAAAATTGACGAAGCGATATTGAACGAAACACCATCAGTTCAAAAAGTTATATCATCTGGTGAGAATTTAAGCAAAGACGATGTTCTTGAACTAACATTATCAAATGGAGGGAAAAAATGA
- a CDS encoding sigma-70 family RNA polymerase sigma factor → MKEQFEQIDEVEVIKRARDGDEKAFEFIVKKYQNRVANLVFKIIGDASVVEDLTQDVFMRVIESIKDYKFGSAFYTWIYRITVNICIDEIRKRQRSRTYSLSDVLSQNPKAEPSHSQVEKIVEQKELREIIEKAISKLPMEYKTAIILREFEDLSYEEIAKILKVSVGTVKSRIFRARKLLAEHLKEYREVLK, encoded by the coding sequence ATGAAAGAGCAGTTTGAACAAATTGATGAAGTAGAAGTCATTAAACGAGCAAGGGACGGCGACGAAAAGGCATTTGAGTTTATTGTGAAGAAGTATCAAAACAGAGTCGCAAATTTGGTCTTTAAAATTATAGGTGATGCAAGCGTTGTTGAAGATCTAACTCAGGATGTGTTTATGAGAGTAATTGAGTCAATAAAGGATTATAAATTTGGCTCGGCTTTTTATACATGGATTTACAGGATCACAGTTAATATCTGTATTGATGAAATAAGAAAAAGACAACGCTCAAGGACTTATTCTCTATCGGATGTATTGAGCCAAAATCCAAAAGCAGAGCCATCTCATTCGCAGGTTGAAAAAATCGTTGAACAAAAAGAACTAAGAGAAATTATTGAAAAAGCAATCTCAAAACTTCCAATGGAATACAAAACTGCGATAATTCTCAGAGAGTTTGAGGATTTATCATACGAAGAAATTGCGAAAATACTTAAGGTAAGTGTTGGAACTGTAAAGTCAAGAATTTTTAGAGCAAGAAAACTTTTGGCAGAACATTTAAAAGAATATAGGGAAGTTCTAAAATGA
- the murA gene encoding UDP-N-acetylglucosamine 1-carboxyvinyltransferase, which translates to MEKFVIIGGQKLSGTVEISGAKNSVLALMPATILASGTYRIYNTPDLRDVKTMSQVLTEMGVDVKFENHILTINTENISKFEAPYELVKKMRASIYVLGPLVGRFGYARVSLPGGCAWGPRPVDLHIEGIKKLGAEVELDAGYIVAKAKQLHGARIHFDKPSVGATGNIMMASVLAKGTTIIENAAKEPEIVQLGEFLNSMGAKINGLGTDKIEIEGVDQLHPADIVTIPDRIEAGTFLIAGAITGGKIRIEKCNPSHFEAVLFKLENAGCHLKIGDDFVELEAPDEIKPVDVTTAEYPGFPTDMQAQWTALMSIAKGTSIITETIFYDRFKHVPELVRLGADIEVNENVAIVRGVEKLKGAKVMSTDLRASASLILAGLVAEGKTEILRIYHIDRGYERIEKKLQQLGAQIWREETDEF; encoded by the coding sequence ATGGAAAAATTCGTAATTATCGGAGGGCAAAAACTTTCTGGGACTGTAGAAATCAGTGGAGCTAAAAATTCAGTTCTCGCACTAATGCCAGCAACGATCCTCGCAAGCGGAACCTACAGAATTTATAACACTCCTGACCTTAGAGATGTAAAAACAATGAGCCAAGTTCTCACCGAAATGGGAGTTGATGTTAAATTTGAAAATCACATTTTAACTATCAACACAGAAAACATATCAAAATTTGAAGCACCTTATGAACTCGTCAAAAAAATGAGAGCGTCTATTTATGTCCTTGGTCCACTTGTTGGGAGATTTGGTTATGCTCGTGTTTCTTTACCTGGTGGTTGTGCTTGGGGACCAAGACCTGTTGATCTTCATATTGAAGGTATCAAAAAACTTGGTGCAGAAGTTGAGCTTGATGCTGGTTATATTGTTGCCAAAGCTAAACAGTTACACGGCGCCAGAATACATTTTGACAAGCCAAGTGTCGGCGCTACTGGAAACATAATGATGGCTTCAGTCCTTGCGAAAGGAACAACTATAATTGAAAACGCAGCGAAGGAACCTGAAATTGTTCAACTTGGTGAATTTTTAAATTCAATGGGAGCAAAAATAAATGGACTTGGAACAGATAAAATTGAAATTGAAGGTGTTGACCAACTTCATCCAGCCGACATTGTAACGATACCCGATAGGATTGAAGCAGGAACTTTCCTCATAGCTGGAGCAATAACAGGCGGAAAAATAAGAATAGAAAAATGTAATCCGTCCCATTTTGAAGCTGTTCTCTTTAAACTTGAAAACGCAGGATGTCATCTAAAAATTGGAGACGATTTCGTTGAACTTGAAGCACCTGATGAAATTAAACCCGTTGATGTCACAACAGCTGAATATCCGGGCTTCCCTACGGATATGCAAGCCCAGTGGACAGCCCTTATGTCAATTGCGAAAGGAACATCCATTATAACGGAGACGATCTTCTACGACAGATTTAAGCATGTCCCAGAGCTTGTTAGGCTTGGTGCAGATATTGAAGTTAATGAAAATGTAGCAATTGTAAGAGGCGTGGAAAAACTAAAGGGAGCAAAGGTGATGTCAACCGACCTGCGTGCGAGCGCCTCGCTGATACTTGCCGGTCTTGTCGCTGAAGGAAAAACGGAAATTTTACGAATCTATCACATTGACAGAGGATATGAACGGATTGAGAAAAAACTCCAACAACTCGGAGCGCAAATCTGGAGAGAAGAAACGGACGAATTTTGA
- a CDS encoding TIGR03960 family B12-binding radical SAM protein has translation MANFEYRLLEEIKSKIDQKILPFVDKPGRYIGNEFNIIVKPDAEVRIALCFPDVYEIGMSYIGFKILYNIVNKIPWASAERVYAPWVDAEEIMRKEGIPLFSLETKRPLKLFDVIGFTFQYELHYTNILNMLNLGNVPIFAKDRTDEDPIVIAGGPVACNPEPMSAFIDAFLLGDGENLLPAFLEIVRKMKKEGAKRDEILLTASKTLQGVYVPKFYEPVYENGKIKSIKKLVDDVPLPIKRNVIPELKPEYYPDKPVVPLIEVVHDRFQLEIMRGCTQGCRFCNAGMIYRPVRERSVDDLINETRTVIENTGYEEMSLVSLSTSDYSLLPELMSKNYELIKEKHVSPSFPSLRPQTYTKGIAKFAREGGASGLTFAPEAGTERLRRVINKQSSEEDFYRAVEIAIEYGWRLVKLYFMMGLPTETYEDLDGILKIAENVVKIARQKKVYNMEVHVSVSPFSPKPHTPFQWERQNSIEELLDKAKYLRSKNRYKNIKLDIRDPRVTTLETILGRGDRRISNVIYSAWKKGAKFDAWTDKMNFDLWLEALNEHGFKIEDFIREFDKDEVFPWDHIFMGVLKKFLWRDREKAYKEAMIPDCRPEDICHACGACDFKTIKMLIREQVDKPDKTVQYGEVMSMGEDIIWIDKSQENETKQIETYFYRMKYTKEGYLKYISHLDLVRLFNRIFRKSGLKVAYTQGFHPHPKFSFSAPLPLGYSSLCEFIDFELEDHLDVEEIKDRLASNLPDGMRVIEIKEISKPKESLDKQINLFEYKIYFTSEKLADQIQSFLSKDEILIHKVNQNGKLKTLNIRKYIREININNNGFTLQIIRDKDGVMPRVDLILEILLGLNKEEIKKLKIERTGQFICKDGVIFDPIDYELVKNKIGVFSYEEGNLYQHEEERNTYSSS, from the coding sequence ATGGCAAATTTTGAATATAGATTACTTGAAGAAATTAAGTCAAAAATAGACCAAAAAATTCTTCCATTCGTTGATAAGCCGGGAAGATATATTGGAAATGAGTTTAATATCATAGTTAAGCCAGATGCAGAGGTAAGAATTGCGTTGTGTTTCCCGGATGTCTATGAAATAGGGATGTCTTATATTGGATTTAAAATTTTGTATAACATCGTGAACAAAATACCGTGGGCAAGCGCCGAAAGGGTTTACGCTCCTTGGGTAGATGCAGAAGAAATTATGCGAAAGGAAGGTATTCCTTTATTTTCCTTGGAAACAAAAAGACCTTTAAAACTTTTTGATGTCATTGGCTTTACGTTCCAATATGAGCTTCATTATACTAACATCTTGAACATGCTTAATTTGGGGAATGTCCCAATTTTCGCAAAAGATAGAACTGATGAAGATCCAATAGTTATCGCAGGTGGGCCGGTTGCCTGCAATCCTGAACCAATGTCTGCTTTCATTGATGCATTTTTGCTCGGTGATGGGGAGAACCTTTTACCTGCTTTCCTTGAAATCGTCCGTAAAATGAAAAAAGAAGGTGCGAAAAGAGATGAAATTTTATTAACAGCATCAAAAACCTTGCAAGGAGTGTATGTTCCAAAATTTTATGAACCAGTTTATGAAAATGGCAAGATAAAAAGTATAAAAAAACTTGTTGATGATGTACCTCTTCCAATCAAACGAAATGTCATCCCGGAATTAAAGCCAGAGTATTATCCAGATAAACCTGTTGTTCCGTTGATTGAAGTTGTCCACGACAGATTTCAGCTTGAAATAATGCGGGGTTGCACTCAAGGTTGTCGGTTCTGCAACGCAGGAATGATTTACAGACCTGTTCGTGAGAGATCCGTTGATGATTTGATTAATGAAACGAGGACAGTTATAGAGAACACTGGTTATGAAGAGATGTCTTTAGTTTCGCTTTCTACATCGGATTATTCGCTGTTGCCTGAGTTAATGAGTAAAAATTATGAACTCATCAAAGAAAAGCATGTCTCCCCAAGTTTTCCATCACTTCGCCCGCAGACATACACGAAGGGAATTGCAAAGTTTGCCCGAGAAGGTGGCGCAAGCGGGTTGACATTTGCTCCAGAAGCTGGGACTGAAAGATTGCGTAGGGTAATAAACAAGCAAAGTTCTGAAGAAGATTTCTATCGTGCAGTTGAAATAGCAATTGAATATGGATGGCGACTTGTTAAACTCTACTTCATGATGGGGCTTCCCACGGAAACCTATGAGGATCTTGACGGAATTTTGAAAATTGCTGAAAATGTAGTGAAAATCGCCAGACAGAAGAAAGTTTATAATATGGAAGTTCATGTCTCTGTATCTCCTTTTTCCCCAAAGCCACACACTCCATTTCAATGGGAAAGACAAAATTCAATTGAAGAATTACTTGACAAGGCGAAATATCTTAGATCAAAGAACAGATACAAAAATATAAAACTTGACATCAGAGATCCAAGGGTTACAACTCTTGAGACGATACTTGGACGTGGCGATAGAAGGATTTCAAATGTAATTTACTCAGCTTGGAAAAAAGGAGCTAAGTTTGATGCGTGGACAGATAAAATGAATTTTGATTTATGGCTTGAGGCGTTGAATGAACATGGTTTTAAGATTGAAGATTTCATCCGTGAATTTGACAAAGATGAAGTTTTTCCGTGGGATCATATTTTCATGGGCGTTTTGAAGAAATTCCTATGGAGGGATAGAGAAAAAGCTTATAAGGAAGCAATGATTCCAGATTGTAGACCTGAGGATATTTGCCATGCGTGTGGAGCTTGTGATTTTAAAACTATAAAAATGTTAATCAGAGAACAAGTAGATAAACCTGACAAGACTGTGCAATATGGCGAAGTTATGAGCATGGGCGAGGATATAATCTGGATTGATAAATCCCAAGAAAATGAAACAAAACAGATTGAAACTTATTTCTACAGAATGAAATACACGAAAGAGGGATATTTAAAATACATCTCGCACCTTGATCTTGTCCGTCTTTTCAATCGTATTTTTAGAAAGTCGGGATTGAAAGTTGCATATACACAAGGTTTTCATCCACATCCCAAGTTTTCTTTTTCTGCTCCGCTTCCGCTTGGTTATTCAAGTTTGTGTGAATTTATTGATTTTGAGCTTGAAGATCATCTTGATGTTGAGGAGATCAAAGATCGTCTTGCTTCAAATCTCCCTGATGGAATGCGTGTGATAGAAATAAAAGAGATTTCAAAACCTAAAGAATCGCTTGACAAGCAAATAAATCTTTTTGAATACAAAATCTATTTCACATCAGAAAAACTTGCAGATCAAATTCAGTCGTTTCTCTCAAAGGATGAAATTTTGATTCACAAGGTAAATCAAAATGGTAAATTGAAAACCTTAAACATTCGCAAATATATCCGAGAAATAAACATAAATAACAACGGTTTTACGCTTCAAATTATTCGCGACAAAGACGGCGTGATGCCACGCGTTGACCTAATTCTTGAAATTCTTTTGGGTTTAAACAAAGAAGAAATCAAAAAATTAAAAATTGAAAGGACAGGTCAATTTATTTGTAAAGATGGGGTCATCTTTGATCCGATTGATTATGAGTTAGTGAAAAACAAAATAGGGGTTTTTAGTTATGAGGAAGGAAATTTATATCAGCACGAGGAAGAAAGAAACACGTATAGCAGTTCTTGA
- a CDS encoding Rne/Rng family ribonuclease produces MRKEIYISTRKKETRIAVLEDGQIAELFFENPEQERMVGDIYLGKVARVLPGIKAAFINIGHKQDAFLHFADIDKTSIEEYADLLGDDTSVDEVSETAVETAEEKELAALQPISTSKSTGTTEVYAPKKPHLLKKGQPILVQVIKEPLGRKGARVTTRITLPGRFLVLMPFMENKIGISRKILNVKERRRLRNIIRALLPNGYGVIVRTAAEGKDTKTLRGELEQLIATWEKIEKMIPTEKPPALLYKDISVTSSVMRDLLTKDVERVVVDSKSLFREIVAYARWAAPDVVDKIELDETEDIFEKYGINKEIENSLSRKIYLRGGAYILIEQTEAMTVIDVNTGKYAPRQNQEQVSLRINLDAAKEIVRQLRLRDIGGLIVVDFIDMEDEKSKKRLFDELRKEFKKDRAKVTVLPMTEFGLIQITRQRVRPSVFEKFSEPCPTCAGTGTIFLRDLILRKIERWFAKFKAISSERNIVLKLHPTVAKYMKTSLKGRLKILKFILRYFIKVKVEADPTLSVEEFKVVSAKTGKELTDTGAYIGISKENQN; encoded by the coding sequence ATGAGGAAGGAAATTTATATCAGCACGAGGAAGAAAGAAACACGTATAGCAGTTCTTGAAGATGGTCAAATTGCAGAATTGTTCTTTGAAAATCCCGAACAAGAAAGAATGGTCGGGGATATCTATCTTGGTAAAGTCGCAAGAGTTTTGCCCGGTATAAAAGCAGCTTTTATTAACATCGGACATAAACAAGATGCGTTTCTTCATTTTGCCGATATTGATAAAACCTCAATTGAAGAATACGCTGATCTCCTTGGTGATGACACAAGCGTTGATGAAGTTTCAGAAACCGCCGTTGAAACTGCGGAAGAGAAAGAGTTAGCAGCTTTACAGCCTATTTCTACTTCCAAATCAACCGGGACAACCGAGGTATATGCACCTAAAAAACCTCATCTGTTGAAAAAGGGACAACCGATATTGGTACAAGTCATCAAAGAACCGCTTGGAAGGAAGGGAGCTAGAGTCACGACAAGGATAACTCTTCCCGGAAGATTTCTTGTCCTTATGCCTTTTATGGAGAATAAAATCGGAATATCAAGGAAAATTTTAAATGTCAAGGAAAGGAGAAGATTAAGAAACATAATTAGAGCACTTCTTCCTAATGGATATGGTGTTATCGTTAGAACCGCTGCCGAGGGGAAAGATACTAAAACATTAAGAGGGGAGCTTGAACAGTTGATCGCAACTTGGGAAAAAATAGAAAAAATGATTCCAACGGAGAAGCCACCTGCTTTGCTTTATAAAGATATAAGTGTGACATCAAGCGTAATGCGAGATCTTTTAACTAAAGATGTGGAAAGAGTTGTTGTTGATTCAAAATCTCTCTTCCGTGAGATAGTTGCATATGCAAGGTGGGCAGCGCCTGATGTAGTTGACAAAATTGAACTTGATGAGACGGAAGATATTTTTGAAAAATATGGAATAAACAAGGAAATTGAAAACTCGCTTAGTAGAAAAATTTATCTTCGCGGAGGAGCTTACATCCTGATTGAGCAAACAGAAGCGATGACAGTTATAGATGTAAACACAGGAAAGTATGCACCACGCCAAAATCAAGAACAAGTATCTTTGAGAATCAACCTTGATGCTGCGAAAGAGATAGTAAGACAACTAAGGTTGAGAGACATTGGTGGCTTGATAGTTGTTGATTTCATTGATATGGAAGATGAAAAAAGTAAAAAGAGATTATTTGATGAACTCCGAAAAGAATTCAAAAAAGACAGGGCAAAGGTGACGGTGCTGCCGATGACTGAATTTGGTCTGATCCAAATCACGAGACAAAGGGTAAGACCAAGTGTGTTTGAGAAATTTAGTGAACCTTGTCCTACCTGTGCTGGAACTGGAACGATTTTTCTAAGAGATTTGATACTCAGGAAAATAGAGCGATGGTTCGCAAAATTTAAAGCGATTTCATCTGAAAGGAACATTGTTTTAAAACTTCATCCAACGGTCGCTAAATATATGAAAACAAGTTTGAAAGGAAGATTGAAAATTTTGAAGTTCATTTTGAGATATTTCATTAAAGTGAAAGTTGAAGCAGACCCAACTCTTTCTGTAGAAGAGTTTAAAGTCGTTTCAGCGAAAACAGGCAAGGAATTAACAGACACGGGAGCATATATCGGAATTTCAAAAGAAAACCAAAATTAA
- the fsa gene encoding fructose-6-phosphate aldolase: MKIFLDTANIDEIKEAASWGILDGVTTNPSLIAKEKRDFREILYEICSIVEGDISAEVISTDLEGMIKEARELARISNNIVVKIPLIKDGLKAVKILRNEGIRTNVTLCFSPTQAILAAKAGAYYISPFVGRLDDISSDGMNLIRQIVQIYKNYNFETKVLVASVRHPMHVVEAGLIGADVVTMPFKVLEQMIKHPLTDIGLERFLEDWRKAQLEIEKFEKVK; the protein is encoded by the coding sequence ATGAAAATTTTTCTTGACACCGCAAACATTGATGAAATAAAAGAAGCAGCAAGTTGGGGAATACTTGATGGCGTTACAACTAATCCAAGTTTAATTGCAAAGGAAAAAAGGGATTTTAGGGAAATTCTATACGAAATATGTTCCATCGTTGAAGGCGATATCAGCGCTGAAGTTATATCAACTGACCTTGAAGGCATGATCAAAGAGGCAAGGGAGCTTGCAAGGATTTCTAATAATATCGTCGTGAAAATTCCATTAATAAAGGACGGTTTAAAAGCTGTTAAAATTTTAAGAAATGAAGGTATAAGAACAAATGTGACGCTTTGTTTTTCCCCAACCCAAGCAATTTTAGCAGCGAAAGCAGGAGCTTATTACATTAGCCCATTTGTAGGTCGTCTTGATGATATATCAAGCGATGGAATGAATCTAATCAGGCAGATAGTTCAGATTTACAAAAATTATAATTTTGAAACCAAAGTTCTCGTGGCGAGCGTAAGGCATCCTATGCATGTTGTTGAAGCTGGGCTCATAGGTGCAGATGTTGTCACGATGCCGTTTAAAGTATTAGAACAAATGATAAAACATCCACTTACAGACATTGGCTTGGAAAGATTTCTTGAGGATTGGAGAAAAGCTCAATTAGAGATTGAAAAATTTGAAAAGGTTAAATAA